From the Garra rufa chromosome 23, GarRuf1.0, whole genome shotgun sequence genome, the window gtttgttcgtATTTCCGGTCagttaggtgaaatattaggctaatattttaattaatactgctcgtatctACCTTTACCACATAttcactttagtttgtcaaaatattgtgccgtttcctgcttactaagtcctctaTATGATTcggcagcttccacacattttttcgtggtttagacaacataaattagcagaacaacattcAGTAATAAATTTAACCTTGCAAACCATGCTGTcgtttacatcagagtatctaTGTATGTATTCATggaactgaccaaatcatgacatAAATGCAAACCTTCTAATCCTTTGTACTGGCCAAAAGTTGAAAAGGTTAAAAACAACCTAACAAATTGAGGTACTTGAAAGAATTACACGTTCTTATACCTCAGAAGTCCCTGAATAATGTAAATTGCCTGGCTGTTATTTTACCACAAATTGCTTTGCTTAAACAACCATTTGGTTTGTGAGTGCGAGAAAGGAAAATAAGTGGATAAAAAGTGGTGAAATGTACAACTTACAAAATGATTAAATGGAGAACATGTGGATCAATAACCATTTTGTGTGAGCTACTAATAAAAACAATGCACTGGGAAATAAACTTGTGTATCTTATTTCAAATGTGCATTTACCGCCACAAAGAGATCTTTTAATTTCCAATTCCCTACACAACAAACATACCAAACAGTTCCGAAATGTAAGCAGCAGCATCAGCTTTTAAACAAGAATTTAATTCAATCAGCATTTTAGAAGATCTAAATTAATACTGTCATTTAAATTTTTCAGTAACATTTAATTTTTCAATAGGAAGCTTGATCATCTTTTTGAAACCTCGTACAAGCTATTACcttaaatacaaaaatgtttttgtatctGATAGAAATGCACTGTATCGGAATCTTTGTGCTGGCACAAAGAGTCATTATGAAGTTTGTTTTATTCACACTGACAGCAGTATTAAGTaccacatattaaaataaataaaaacaaaacatcaacTGCACAGTTATACATTTCAGAACTGCTTGGGTCGATCTGCAACACTAGAGCTGCAGTCATTCGACATCAACAATGGACCAAACAGAATAACTGCATTCGTTTTTGGGTTGTTTTGAGTTGTCAATGAGTTACAAtagcccttaaagggatagttcatccgaAAACAAAAGTTGTCATtgaatactcaccctcatgttgttccaaacccgtaacacctttgttcgtcttcggaacacaaattatacttttgatgaaatccgagagctctcccACCCTTTGTAGACAACAggggtcctaccatgttcaaggtccaaatAAGTacaaagaacatttacaaaatagtccatgtgacatggttgaatcactgatgaccttgaacatggtaggaccccTGTTGTCTACAAAGGGTgggagagctctcggatttcatcaaaagtataatttgtgttccgaagacgaacaaaggtcttactggtttggaacgacatgagggtgagtaattactgacagaattttaagttttgggtgaactaaccctttaaggaaTTTTGCACTATATGCTTGTATATAACAGGGAGAAACCACCACCACTCTTTATCCACCTTGCAGAGATGTATGAAAAGGCTCTTGTAGAGAGCGAAGAAAGTGCTGTCTAAAAAGAGAAGGAGAGTGCAGTTAACATCTTAATAGGACACAATACAATTTTCATTACTCAAATGAAAATTTATTACATATTTCAGAACAGTCTTTGGATTTCCATTACATCTCACATATAGATGATCATATTCAAAAACCATGACCCTTGGAAAACGCCGTTTTAGAGCATACCATTTCTCCTGAAAACTGTCAAGCAAGTGCGTTAACAAATCAAGATTAAACATGGATATGACAGATGTTCAATGTCTTGTAATCCAACATTACTATAAACAGGAGAGTTTAAACACTCATTTAGATGCTAAATGAGCATGACAGCATCTGACATCTTTAGTGGTGCGATAAAGAATCAGTAAAAAATTTTAACTTACACAATTTCACGTActacctttttttaaatttaccagGCCATGATGCAAGCTGCTGGTCCCGATTCTTCTGCTTTCCCCACAGCAAAATCCACTTTAGCATAAAGAAAAATAAGGGTTCTACATGAAAAACATTCTTTAGAAAAATAGCGATATTTCAGAaagggtttttttttgtttaagaaaaatacaagCTTGCATTGAAATCAACATCAATGTAGCAACACAGAATAAACGAGTACATAACAGATTAATAGAAGCGGAAGCCCTTTGTGAAACATCACCCAGTTACAttattcttttaaatgtttttttgtctaCTTAACTACTTCCCTCAAAGTTTATTTTAACTGAAATTACATACTACAATTGTGTAATCCAATAAACATCCAAAGTATGTAATTGAACAAACAATGCTTAATTTCTTTCTGTAGATTATTTTCAATACTTTAAACATAcaccaaatgaaaaacaaaacttaatttaCAGTTCATATTGTGCCGTGAACTGGCAAAAAGCATTGTCTTCATCTTAGAGGAGTTAACCAGTTCTGTGCAGTCTTCTACATCTTGATCCTTACCATGGATTTCAGCAGTCAAGGATGTTCTGTGACCCAGTCGTTCAGCATGGCGGACCAAGCACCTAGAAGAAAACTGTCAACAAGTTTAGCAGTAACTTGTATTGAAAGCAAGTTCAAAAGACATGCCATTCAAGCCCTGCATACATTTAAACAGTTAACTCTATATTCGACAATTACTGTCGTCATGTCCCCTCATTTACATCTTGTGCAAATGTTCAGTCTCAGGAAACGTTGAAAAGGTAAAATACTTGACCCTACATTTTATGCGACAAGCTCGAGCTCTCTGCACATTTGGTGCAGAATTCCACCGAGACGTGGTCTTTGTCCACATGCAGGCAGATGCCACCTGCAGTATCTTTGTCTTCCACCTTCACCCTCTTCCTCGGCATGGCATAATCGTGGTCGTTCTCGTTGGATTCCTGGAAAAGTGAGGTAGAGAATTTCATGCCGTTCACACCGCTCAATCTAGACAACAGCTGAGCCAGCATGCTCTCATTGGCCAACACGGCTCTCAAGTACCTAGTTTCATTCTCCAACTCTTCCACTCTCTTGTTGAGATTCCCGTTTTCCTGCTTGAGAACACGGTTTTCTGTCGTCAAAGAGCCAACTCTCTGTTCCAAGCCACTGACATATTCTTTCTTCTTTAATCGGTTCATCCTCGCCGCAATGGCATTCTTGTTGATGATCCGACCGGAGACGTCTTGCAGTTTTGACCTCTGGACAGTACCTCTGTTGCGGGATGAAGGAACATCAAGCACTGCGCTTTGGTCTGTCTCATCGTTGGTCGTCGTCTGTGATTCAAAGTCGGCTAAAGCATCAAGCACATCGTTGTCCAGGTCCCAGTTGAGCCCGGAGCCAAGCAGGTCATCAAGGCCCCAATCATTGGTGTCACTTTCTGGAGAAGTGTGCACGCTGGTTTCACTAGTATTACTGGTTTCTGAAACATCAATCTCATGGGAGGTACTTGTACTTGTGATGTCAGCGTTTAGACTGCTTCTTCCTCTTTTTCTGGTGATCATGGCTGTTTCAGGATACTGTGAAAACTGTATAGAAATAAAACATGGAGAAATTAGCAAAAGATGAACAACAGCAGCAACAACTTACACATAAATTAACTCGTTTCAGTAAAACCAACACACCACGCactattttcctcaaaaaaaaaaaaaaaacgaaaacaaaatgtCTTTCAAAATCAGTTTGCCTTTTTAGTGGAACAGTGTATGTAGACCCACACACTTGTCATTATTTGAAAGAAAGCAGAAAAAACTATAAAAGTTCATGGTAAATCAAGCTGTCAATCCAACAAAACATTTCCATCTGTATTTAACTAAAGAAAGTCAAACGAGTTAGAAGCGCTTATATAGGTTTCGAGCTTAAAATACCGCAAACAAGTAAAAGAACAAAGAAGTAACTTAATGAAAATGCGTCTGGAAACTTCCGTTTTTTTCGCGGTTAGCAAACAACATCCAACAAAacattgatatttttttttttacaaaatacttGTAAGTCAATGTATCATAATAATCAATATATAAACAACTCAATATCGATTAAAACAATACACTTAATACTCACAGTGGTTTTGTTTAGTAGGCCGCAGCAGCGCGCCTTGGTCTGCGTGACAACGCAGTTTCTTCACGCAAAGAAAACTACAAATATTTTAGTTTATAACAGAAGCAACTTACCTTAAATTGAATGTTGATGTCTTGTGACGTCGATTGGATGAGGAAAAATACGAAAAAACTGAATTTACTGGATAGAAATGGTATTTGTTCTCAGACGTTGTAAAGCAAAGTACAAGCAACGCACTTACAACGACACTGAGAGGAACTAAAATGGCGACTCCTGAAGTATCGCGGTACTTCACGTAAGCGTCACTTCTCATAGAGGAGGAGCAACGATTGGGTGACAATCTATAGTTCCTTTCACACAacataatttacttttatttattactaCATTTTTAGAATTTTACATATAAAAGTGATGACAGTttataaaaagttaaaagtttattaaaatgaCTGTCTTAGGATAAACTCTCAAGACAACAAGTTAACAAACGATCTTGTTTGCAGCAGCAAACTGACGCATTttgaagcatttttattttaagacaTTGAATCCACATACTTTACAATAACAGGCATATTATATTTTTCATTATCTTTGTTTTCCTTAACAAAAACGTCAAGAAACCATCAAGTTAGTTCCTATATATGTAACATTACATAGTCTTCCTACATACTTCATTGTTCATGTATTTGTTCAAAAGTGTCACCATGCCTCAGTTTCTTACTATCTAGACATTCTTGCCATGACCATCATTCTCAAAGGTAGTGTATCTTCCACCCATTCATTCGACGACTGCATCATTTTCTCCCACAGGGCTGCTTCAGCAACATTAGAGTCCATCCAGTTCACTTCAGTGCCATAACTTTTACCTGCAGTAAGATGATATCAACAATCAGTTGtgacaattttacatttttattttttttaagggtgttaagacttgtatggcttaatataactaaaatgatgtctcttactaaaatatgtagtagttatttataaaatacatattttttgacTATGGGGGTggcattattttaattttgtagaaagactgcactcggtgagctactggcatcTGTTGCTACTTTTAttgcaacacaacttggaaaaaaatgcgatgccacattgtgcggcatTTGGTTGAAATTTTCAGTCagagggcaacaagagaagcgatgtaagtcttcactgctttcctagcgataaaagGAGAAGAAAATAATGGGAAGTTGCctatggatgaataaaacttcttcTTAAAACTCTTTGCAGGAAAATCGATTGTACAGCATTTGGTTTGCGCCTACACTTATATACACTgtcacctgtaagctctttcagtagctgtgtttATCGTATCAGTGTCTTATTTTTTGATAGAAAAATAGTAAGAAGAAAAAGCATAGCTGGGCCAGTAGCTCCCTGAATGCAGCCGTTCTACGTAATCAAAATAACGGCGCCCCCTATAATccaactacatatttcagtaagagacatcatttacgttatattaagccatacaagttttaatacccagggttccctttaagtgTGGTTGTATTTCAATTACCTGTTCCCGGACCCAGCCTAATACCCCCAATGAAGTGGTTGTTGAGTCTGTCGTGGTCCCACACTGTAAGCTCCACACAGGCCTCTTTGAGGTCCTCTTGCCTGAAACCATCATACACCATGGTGTGGTTAAACACTGGATCAGATGCTCTCTTCAAAACTCTGGTCTTCTGACGGCTTTTCCGGCTGGTGTCTGGAAGGACTGCACTGAAAAGGTAAAATTCACACATGATGAGGGTCCCACATCTAATGATCCAACACATATACAAGTGTATCCAacaaaacagctataaatacCATTTGACAAAGGGGTCAATGGAAACACCTCTGGTAATAGGCAGATTCTTGCATTCTTTTACCCATATTTGAACCTCACCATTCCCCTTGCTCTTGTGACCTACGGaattaaaatgttattagaaAGGAAGATGcttctaaaacatttttaatcaaTTACAAAGTGTCAGCAACTTACTGTGAGTAGTCTGTGGGACAAAACGCAGAGCGACTTTAATCTCTGCACTCGTTTCCTCACTGCAGACAGAATGCTTTGGGCTGGTGGGAACCTGAACCTGGGTTGATAAAGAAAGACATACTTTAGTGGAAGTCCAACAAACATGATCTCATACCCTATGAAGTCAAACAGGATTTTAGATGTATTGTTCACAGACTTCTCaggaaaaacattaaaatgtatattttgctGTCCATATCTTTAACAATATTAACCTACATACGGATTTGGTCTGTGGACCAccagttaaagaattagttcactaattctttaaaaaatcctggtaatttactaacccccatgcaatccaagatgttcatgtctactttcttcagttgaaatgaaattaaggtttttgaggaaaacattccaggattgaaggtgaaggtctaaattgcagtttcagtgcagcttcaaagtgctttacatgatcccagtcgaggaataagggtcttatctagtgaaacgatcggttgtattctaaaaaaaataaaaatgttactactttttaaccacaaatgctggtcttatactagctctgcgatgcacgttTACATCTTCACAGTTATTCGTCTGTGTACTCCTGTTCAAAAAGGTATGGTAGGGCAAAAAAAACCCATCTCAtgttcttctccaacttcaaaatcacctgacatcgttgttttacctttttataaagagtgtttgactttctttgcacatttgcgttgtaaacactgggtcagtacttccacctACTTTCCAACATTTTTACGCAACGCATGacgtcgagctagtgcaagacgagcatttgtggttataaagtatataaatttaccgtttttttttttttttttgggggggggggggggtggccGATCATttcaaagctgctttgaaactgcaatttggaccttcaacccattgattccCATTGCAGTCCACTACGTGGAGAAAAATactggaaagttttcctcaacAAAACGTAATTTCATTtcgactggagaaagaaagacatgaacatcttagatgtttattctggaagtgaactaatcttttaaagaCTATCCTAACAGATTATTTTGACCCAAACAGACATGGCTATTGTAATCTTACCCTTCCTTTGAGTTGATATTCATTCATCTGCGTGTTACTAAAATCCCATTCAGCTAAATCGAGCTCAACCTCTCCAAGAAACATGTTACGCCCAAACGTATCGTTGTGCCACACAGAGGTGTTCAGCTTCTGGGTTTTCAACGTCTCCATTGGAATCTTGAACTGCACAGAAAAGACAACTTTAATCATCAAATTTGCATCAAACATCTCAAGAAGTTTTGAAATTCTCATACCCGTAGGATTTCGTTGTAAGTCGGATCCAGAGTCTTCTTCCTCAcacatgtttttttctttccatATTTTGCTTTGTCAGGTAACAAGTAACATTTAACATACCTGAAGTTCAAACAAAGCATATATATTATTTATCCATTCTGAGAGAAGCTATATTCTCCtgctatgaaatattatttcacgtACGGATCAGATCTGTTCCTCTTAACATCAGCCACGGCGAGGTCCTTGCACTGCACAACGAAGATGTGAAACTCTCCCAATTTTGGCACATAGTGAATGGCGAACTGGATTGTGCCTTTGACCTCCACATTACCGAAATCACTACTGTAGATGCTCATCACACTTCCAGTGACCTATACATACCCCACACAAAGACACAGATCTATACAGAAAACTTTTCATAATAGCATGTTATCAAAGTGCACAAAAAACAGATTAATATATAGTTAATTTGCATTATATTAGAGCAAAATTAGTTCTATTCAGCATTATTGGGTTGTGTTAAAGACAGGGGTCACGTACAGAGGAAACGGAGGTCACTTCAGAACAACTGCTAAAATTAGAAGGAGTGTAGCATGTTCTTGCTGTGTCATAGTGGAAACTGCTCACTGATGCACAGTCACTGTTTCTGCTATCCACCTTTTAGTCACATGCACAAACAAAAGGAGATTGTTAGCATTTATTAGGTTAATAAAAGGAGTGAATGTTGGTGTTTTAGAACTAATCCAGTATGGATGATGTTATTCTACATTAGCATTTAAGATGCCCATGGATTTTGGTCTGTATTTTACCTCTTGTTGCATGAATGCAGGCACAGACATACTCATCATCTTCACCTGTTCTGGGTCGGAGAAAGACGGTTTGGTGTTGGATGTGACTGCAGACACTGAAGCAAAGGAAATGTGTTATTTTTAGTAGAAATAATTTATTCTGAAGAGATTGTGTCCAGAGTTTCTCATTTTGATGAGCACATTTTACActatcagtaagattttgaatgttttttaagcctgcatttatttgatcctaagtacagcaaaaacagtacattttttttaaatatttaaactatttaaaataactcttttctatttgaatatattttaaaattcctgtgatttcaaagctgaatttttacttattaaaaaaaaaaaaaccattaaaaatcttactgttcaaaaacttttgactgggagtgtatattttatataaataatcgATTTAGTTACTCCATCTACCTCAACATTAAATGCATGATTTGGTTGGTACGGAATGCAAACCACTTTAATCATTGCCATTAATCCCCGTGCTCATCAAATTTTCATGTGTCAGTTAATGCATTCCCTCAGCCATTTCAAGAAGTGAAATATACATGAAAGACCAAGGGTCGATTATGAAAAGGAGGCTTAATGTCCTTAATGCTAATTTAATGTCAGGGGCTTATCTTCTGCTCTTGATGTAATAATGCAAATGTGCTGTATAATACTCTGTGAACATTAGTTTATAAGCTATAGCAGGGGCTGATATCAACTcgtattaaataattaaaagaccatttaaaatgtatttactttattaatattaatatatttttaaaaaagacaaatatttaCCATTTTCCATACTCAGCCCAACATCACTCCTTGTGTCAGTCTTCCATCTCTCTTCTTTGTTCAGATGACGAAGTGTTGTTAAATAAAGATTTAAACAAAAATGGATTAATTATAAACCGTAGACAAATACAGTATAGCATAAAAATGCTTGACAAGCCTGGGTTCTACATTTTGATTACAGGAAAAACACTGGGAATTATAAACAAATGTCCAGCAGAGGGCAAAAGAGACCGTTCCTTCAAAACTAAAACAAATCTGTAAAAGCCATGATACTTAAGGGCACGAAAGTTAAAGTAAACTTACGTAACGGTGTGGATGCCAGGTCCTCTAGACTCTTGGAAATAGAGATGGGTCTGGCATTGGCTCGTTCCAGGGCAGCTTTGACAGGGCTGTCATCCTCACTGTCCCCTGTCAGCCCATATCAAGAAGGAATCAGCAAACCATACAAATGCAGACATCTACTAATGCTTTATATACTATTAGTACTGAATATATGATTTGAAACACTGATTTAAGGTGGCATTTCCAGCTATTAGCGttctgatttcaaaggatttgaAATGTATATGTAATTATGTACAATGATTGTAATTTAATAACAAGAGCAaccaaaatttaaattaattcaatGAATTCCATAAAgaaatatatgggccattctacagaattggtgcaaaccgctgtcccacaaccaaaaacatatttaaaaagcagttctaagatgtttactaagatctttttattatctattgaaacccacaataatatttatataaatataaatatcagtaagcttaatatatataaaatcataatttagtgggtacttgcaattgggaggtggctgtccacactaacttatgaaaatgatattaaaataatttttgtattttattccattgttggtTTTAAAAACATCTTTTTCTGTCACTCTTTCTcttagctacatggtgagtagatccatcattttgaggtaaatgcatttcaaaagtatgaaaaatctgtgtgtaactttaaagaatgtcactaccgaacagcATTTTTCTATAATCAAAcactttttgggagttattccataacataatagtttttatatgtgtacaactgttcagaactgtgctagctaaccatgtgctgattagcatctttgagctagcttcaaaagtatctaaaatggtCACATTTGGTgacgttttggtagtgacatctacACCTTTTTTAaggtgttatcctataaaatgGTCATTACCGTAACAGTTGTGACTGAAACAtttcatcattgtttcggtagtgacaaaagggaacacagtcctttatttgggggaaataaacacaatttatCTACAGTTATGCAAATTTACCCCTGATTTaccctaaaaatatatatttacaaggaagatgttagcaaaatcttaataggtcaaacAACCCTTCatattaaatgatatattaccgtgtttcggtagtgacaaattttggGAAGacgacaaatattccaaaactttctaaaaatacaatatgagaattaactgcacaattactagaaatgtatacCTTGGATTtaacaatttgcatacatacaaagttCTTTAAAACCAAttttgtagaatggcccatataaatCATGaggtatacatttaaaatatgaaaagaacagaaaagaacaaaataattatttaatgtgaaaattaatttcaataaattaaaacaatataataatactTAAATGACTGTAGGCTGATTTATCCATTTCAGAGGTATTTGTGTTAATTTGACTGCAAATGTAAACATTATTTCACGCACCATGTGCATGAATCTTaccatgaataaaaaaaaaaaaaagtaatgattTCAAGGAAAAAAGTTCTGATTACTTAATTTGATCATTATTAACACATGTAGAGGCAGGGCTTAAATAGTCATAAACCTGTAGAATGATCATGTCTACAAAGCTGAGCAACTTAATTGAGCGAAGAATCCTTTAGGTCACACTGAGCATTCGTTTAAGGACATAAACCCTGCTTCCACAAAAATCACAGAACCAATCAAGGCCTATTCTACTAAAACTAGACTGAACCAAAATGGAGAGGTGAGCTCACAGTATGAACTGGCGTGTGAGATTGACCAGGCTTCAGGCGTGGAGCTCCCCGAGGAGTCAAAGGTGATCTCCTCTGATTCAGGCAGGGAGTGTCGAGAAGGGGAGCTCTCATTGCTCATTCTCCCTGGGTtcacctgttcaaaagtttcaccTGCCTGCACCTTAACCTTTTGTCCTCTTTCATCTAAGACTGCCTGCTCAGGTACTCCCAGGTAATGGTGTAAACTCAGGGGAATATAAAACCGGGTCAGGGAGTCCGCTGACAGCTTTCGTTCTTTGAGCATGATGGGTCTTACATCAATGCCTCCATCTGAAGTCTTCCTATGGTGCTCAGGAGAGATGCATGACCTGGTTTGCCCTGTTTTAACCCTAATAGTGCATGGACTCTTGTCGGCGGGACTGATATCTATCGCAAAGGTTCTTAAGGGAGAACCTTCCTTCCTAGATTCTTTGTTTGGATATGAATCTCTACGAGGTACTTTAGACTGCAGTAGTGGGCTGGGTGTACTGGTTTGATCTTGGTCTTTTGGGTGGTAAATGTCAACGGATTGAGGCTTATCATGTTGACCTTTTGCAGGGAGGCTTCTGAGGGGAGATGGTGGTGGACTTGGCTTTGAGTGTTTCTCTGAAATTGACTGTTTGAGATCAGAAATATTCTCGGTGATGTAAGATACTCTACCTTTGATATGTTGAAGGTCTTGTAATGGCACTGTACTTGGACTTCCTTGTTTTTCCTCAGTCTGTTCTATCTTCTCTTTGTGGGTCAAACCAGCCTCTTTGAAACTCATTCTCTCTGGGGAACTTGGGCTGTTTGACCTAAAGTCAAACTGAGGTTCAGAAAGATCTGGTGAAGAACATTTTGGAGATGGTGCTGGGGATGGATCTTTAACGTTAGCTGTACACATTGGTGTCCCTACAGTTACTCTAAAGCCACTTTTTTCTTTCTCCCAAAATGACTTGAGATCATTAATTGAGACTTTATCCTCCTGTTGACTTAGGGACAATTTTAAGGTGGAGATTTCCTTCTTCAAGTCAGATATGTCCTTGGAGATTGACTCTTCCTGCAACTCATTGCCCAAAGAATGATTATCCTTGTGTTTTAACAGTGAACCGGGTGAACATTTGGCATTCATTTTCACTGTGAGAGTTTGTAGTTCACTGCTTGAAACTTCTGAGACCTTATTGCTCTCCAAACTAGAAGGTTTCTCATCTTCATGTGAGGATATGGCTGACATATCAACACCATTGGATGTTCTCCTAGGTGAGACTGAAGAAATCTCACATGTTGTAGATTCTACATCAACTGGATTTGGGTTTGGATCATCGGGTTTGGGTTTGGATGGGCTGATGCTTGAATCTGACAAAGTTCTTTCCACAGCTTTGTGATGGTTCTCATTAATGATGATTCTAGGTGCTTCACTTTCTTCTACCTCAGGTTCTTTTTTGATTCTCAATATTTGAGATGTCTCACTTTCCTCTACCTCTTCTTCTTTTTTGATGCTCAGTATTTTAGGTCCTCTGTTCCCCCTTTCCCAGAATGACTTCAGGTTGGCTAGTCTTCCTGGAGATATTTCACCTTGATCAGACGTCTTATTTTGAGGAGGATCTTTCTTGCTATGTATTTCTGCTGTCTTGCTGTTTGTAGAAACAGAGGTTTGCGGAAGTATATTATCATCTTCAGGCCTCAAAGTGCCAGATGTTTTATTATCTTGACTTATCTCTTCTTGGTCAGATGTTTGAACTTCAGGACTCTTGTCTTTTTTGTCTGCTCTCGAAAACAACGCAAAAAGCCCCCTACGTTGCTTTGGTGGAGGCTCGATCTTTGAAGGCACTGAATTTTCTGACT encodes:
- the sytl2a gene encoding uncharacterized protein sytl2a isoform X1; the encoded protein is MIDLSYLTEEEQGMILAVLKRDAELKKLEEQRIKQLRKSEPDRSKLKYLTGEWFYETKNHRHRDIIHGSDIIRASMTQKPMTILELSQRWSDKPGCVYGEKKDVYIPPALLGLIEDPSTESHNERVDDELPKAQQERQRPQIKPRQNPFNSLRPQRDEAKLINGVKEADQTPAEGHHEVYGEPQSSRVSNFYGSTELTGKAIGLSAECQTDKVTVEEGRSFSKVLEWFGRGSRDGKLKESSVKREMNEEEPKDHESPEAKSENSVPSKIEPPPKQRRGLFALFSRADKKDKSPEVQTSDQEEISQDNKTSGTLRPEDDNILPQTSVSTNSKTAEIHSKKDPPQNKTSDQGEISPGRLANLKSFWERGNRGPKILSIKKEEEVEESETSQILRIKKEPEVEESEAPRIIINENHHKAVERTLSDSSISPSKPKPDDPNPNPVDVESTTCEISSVSPRRTSNGVDMSAISSHEDEKPSSLESNKVSEVSSSELQTLTVKMNAKCSPGSLLKHKDNHSLGNELQEESISKDISDLKKEISTLKLSLSQQEDKVSINDLKSFWEKEKSGFRVTVGTPMCTANVKDPSPAPSPKCSSPDLSEPQFDFRSNSPSSPERMSFKEAGLTHKEKIEQTEEKQGSPSTVPLQDLQHIKGRVSYITENISDLKQSISEKHSKPSPPPSPLRSLPAKGQHDKPQSVDIYHPKDQDQTSTPSPLLQSKVPRRDSYPNKESRKEGSPLRTFAIDISPADKSPCTIRVKTGQTRSCISPEHHRKTSDGGIDVRPIMLKERKLSADSLTRFYIPLSLHHYLGVPEQAVLDERGQKVKVQAGETFEQVNPGRMSNESSPSRHSLPESEEITFDSSGSSTPEAWSISHASSYWDSEDDSPVKAALERANARPISISKSLEDLASTPLQERWKTDTRSDVGLSMENVSAVTSNTKPSFSDPEQVKMMSMSVPAFMQQEVDSRNSDCASVSSFHYDTARTCYTPSNFSSCSEVTSVSSVTGSVMSIYSSDFGNVEVKGTIQFAIHYVPKLGEFHIFVVQCKDLAVADVKRNRSDPYVKCYLLPDKAKYGKKKTCVRKKTLDPTYNEILRFKIPMETLKTQKLNTSVWHNDTFGRNMFLGEVELDLAEWDFSNTQMNEYQLKGRVQVPTSPKHSVCSEETSAEIKVALRFVPQTTHSHKSKGNGEVQIWVKECKNLPITRGVSIDPFVKCAVLPDTSRKSRQKTRVLKRASDPVFNHTMVYDGFRQEDLKEACVELTVWDHDRLNNHFIGGIRLGPGTGKSYGTEVNWMDSNVAEAALWEKMMQSSNEWVEDTLPLRMMVMARMSR
- the sytl2a gene encoding uncharacterized protein sytl2a isoform X5; protein product: MIDLSYLTEEEQGMILAVLKRDAELKKLEEQRIKQLRKSEPDRSKLKYLTGEWFYETKNHRHRDIIHGSDIIRASMTQKPMTILELSQRWSDKPGCVYGEKKDVYIPPALLGLIEDPSTESHNERVDDELPKAQQERQRPQIKPRQNPFNSLRPQRDEAKLINGVKEADQTPAEEPFLPAENHTLHHTNLNTDNTDTQTVTQCKPVPKKRLLLCSCKNSSLDTASSDNGIKQVVTPAPRGILKHKISNCRSTDSLHIHIPTSDDSSSSSSQSSATVSPTSPETPTSPPFPLCSVHSPSGWLDRKQVRFSSFVGPVEKVQGEHSVLEEVWSHLSNKDKSNFTKNGHHEVYGEPQSSRVSNFYGSTELTGKAIGLSAECQTDKVTVEEGRSFSKVLEWFGRGSRDGKLKESSVKREMNEEEPKDHESPEAKSENSVPSKIEPPPKQRRGLFALFSRADKKDKSPEVQTSDQEEISQDNKTSGTLRPEDDNILPQTSVSTNSKTAEIHSKKDPPQNKTSDQGEISPGRLANLKSFWERGNRGPKILSIKKEEEVEESETSQILRIKKEPEVEESEAPRIIINENHHKAVERTLSDSSISPSKPKPDDPNPNPVDVESTTCEISSVSPRRTSNGVDMSAISSHEDEKPSSLESNKVSEVSSSELQTLTVKMNAKCSPGSLLKHKDNHSLGNELQEESISKDISDLKKEISTLKLSLSQQEDKVSINDLKSFWEKEKSGFRVTVGTPMCTANVKDPSPAPSPKCSSPDLSEPQFDFRSNSPSSPERMSFKEAGLTHKEKIEQTEEKQGSPSTVPLQDLQHIKGRVSYITENISDLKQSISEKHSKPSPPPSPLRSLPAKGQHDKPQSVDIYHPKDQDQTSTPSPLLQSKVPRRDSYPNKESRKEGSPLRTFAIDISPADKSPCTIRVKTGQTRSCISPEHHRKTSDGGIDVRPIMLKERKLSADSLTRFYIPLSLHHYLGVPEQAVLDERGQKVKVQAGETFEQVNPGRMSNESSPSRHSLPESEEITFDSSGSSTPEAWSISHASSYWDSEDDSPVKAALERANARPISISKSLEDLASTPLQERWKTDTRSDVGLSMENVSAVTSNTKPSFSDPEQVKMMSMSVPAFMQQEVDSRNSDCASVSSFHYDTARTCYTPSNFSSCSEVTSVSSVTGSVMSIYSSDFGNVEVKGTIQFAIHYVPKLGEFHIFVVQCKDLAVADVKRNRSDPYVKCYLLPDKAKYGKKKTCVRKKTLDPTYNEILRFKIPMETLKTQKLNTSVWHNDTFGRNMFLGEVELDLAEWDFSNTQMNEYQLKGRVQVPTSPKHSVCSEETSAEIKVALRFVPQTTHSHKSKGNGEVQIWVKECKNLPITRGVSIDPFVKCAVLPDTSRKSRQKTRVLKRASDPVFNHTMVYDGFRQEDLKEACVELTVWDHDRLNNHFIGGIRLGPGTGKSYGTEVNWMDSNVAEAALWEKMMQSSNEWVEDTLPLRMMVMARMSR